One stretch of Pedobacter riviphilus DNA includes these proteins:
- a CDS encoding TlpA family protein disulfide reductase, with protein MKLRNLLLILLLAVTFQVEAQQPTLLPQFTFYKLDGKPFSNNDIKQGKKNLFILFDCTCEHCQRESKILNTNYAKFKDVNIYMITMDEAYIIPQFFNSYAKGLNTKPNVMVLQDKKRLFIPTFLPKQYPSMYLYSSTGKLLMYQSGDGGIKKLITVVNK; from the coding sequence ATGAAACTCAGGAACCTACTTTTAATCTTATTGTTAGCCGTTACTTTTCAGGTAGAAGCACAGCAACCTACTTTATTGCCACAATTCACCTTTTACAAGCTAGATGGAAAACCATTTTCAAATAATGATATTAAACAGGGAAAAAAGAACCTATTTATCTTATTTGATTGTACCTGTGAGCATTGCCAGCGGGAAAGTAAAATCCTGAATACCAATTACGCCAAGTTTAAGGATGTTAATATCTACATGATTACTATGGATGAAGCTTATATCATTCCACAGTTTTTCAATTCGTATGCCAAAGGATTAAATACCAAGCCTAATGTAATGGTATTACAGGATAAAAAACGCCTGTTTATTCCAACCTTTTTGCCAAAGCAATACCCATCCATGTACTTATATTCTTCAACCGGTAAATTGTTGATGTATCAATCTGGAGATGGTGGCATTAAAAAACTTATAACTGTAGTAAATAAATAA
- the smpB gene encoding SsrA-binding protein SmpB, with protein sequence MKNDINIKNKRAYFDYNLLDKYVAGIALLGTEIKAIRQGKANMTDAFCMFIGGNLFVRNLHISEYSHSSFYHHDIKRDRALLLQKKEIRKLKLKGEEKGYTIVPLRIFINERGFAKIEIALAQGKKEFDKRDSIKDRDTKRELDRAMKR encoded by the coding sequence TTGAAAAACGACATCAACATAAAGAATAAAAGAGCATATTTCGACTACAATCTTTTAGATAAATACGTAGCAGGTATTGCACTTTTAGGAACTGAAATAAAAGCAATCAGACAAGGTAAAGCCAACATGACCGATGCATTTTGCATGTTTATTGGTGGCAATCTTTTCGTACGTAACCTTCATATTTCTGAATATAGCCACAGTTCTTTTTATCACCACGATATTAAACGCGACCGGGCCCTATTACTGCAGAAAAAAGAAATTAGAAAATTAAAGCTTAAAGGCGAAGAAAAAGGTTATACTATAGTTCCATTACGCATTTTCATCAATGAAAGAGGTTTCGCTAAAATAGAAATCGCACTGGCCCAGGGTAAAAAAGAATTCGATAAACGCGACAGCATTAAGGATAGAGATACCAAACGTGAGCTGGATAGAGCGATGAAGCGGTAG
- a CDS encoding alpha/beta hydrolase produces MNTYFISGLGADKRIFSKLKLDKKINIIHVDWITPNKNESLASYAKRLSSVIDLPQPFALVGVSFGGMIAVEIAKILKPVTTIIISSTMLSTHLPALYRFAGTLGLLKFIPAGLLKASNKLTQNYYFGTRSSSEKALLSRIIKDTDPHFLKWAIGSILSWRNKTKPKNTYHIHGTNDKILYSKIAQPDFVIQNGTHFMVYQNAQEISGIINKLLL; encoded by the coding sequence ATGAATACTTATTTTATTAGCGGTTTGGGTGCCGATAAAAGAATTTTTTCTAAGCTGAAGCTGGACAAGAAGATCAATATCATTCATGTAGATTGGATTACTCCAAACAAAAATGAATCATTAGCATCATACGCTAAACGATTAAGTAGTGTAATAGACTTACCCCAACCTTTTGCCTTGGTAGGCGTTTCTTTCGGAGGAATGATCGCAGTAGAAATTGCTAAAATATTAAAACCTGTAACAACGATTATCATTTCGAGCACCATGTTAAGTACTCATCTGCCAGCATTATACCGCTTTGCAGGGACACTTGGCTTGCTAAAATTTATTCCTGCCGGACTTTTAAAAGCATCAAACAAACTTACACAGAATTATTATTTCGGCACACGCTCGAGCAGCGAAAAAGCATTACTAAGCAGGATTATAAAAGACACTGATCCTCATTTTCTAAAATGGGCAATCGGGAGTATTTTAAGCTGGAGAAATAAAACCAAACCGAAAAACACCTACCATATCCATGGTACCAACGATAAAATTTTATATTCAAAAATTGCTCAACCAGATTTTGTGATCCAAAATGGCACCCATTTTATGGTTTATCAAAATGCTCAGGAAATTTCGGGAATTATTAATAAATTGCTCTTGTAA
- a CDS encoding GxxExxY protein — MVINKVFLDQLEYKVTGACIEINRILGPGLLESVYKKCLMRELQLQNINFTAEHPIVLSYKDVLLNTELKVDLVIENCLVIELKAVERILPIHEAQILTYMKLLKIPKGLLINFNSTNIVHNGKKSFVNEFMYDINP, encoded by the coding sequence ATGGTGATCAATAAAGTTTTTCTCGACCAATTAGAATACAAGGTTACAGGTGCTTGTATAGAAATAAATAGAATTCTCGGCCCTGGCCTTCTCGAAAGTGTTTACAAGAAGTGCTTAATGAGAGAACTACAGCTACAAAACATAAATTTTACCGCTGAACATCCTATTGTACTTTCTTATAAAGATGTGCTACTAAATACAGAGCTCAAGGTAGATTTGGTGATTGAAAACTGCCTGGTAATAGAACTAAAAGCAGTTGAGCGTATATTACCCATTCATGAAGCACAGATTTTAACCTATATGAAATTATTAAAAATACCAAAAGGATTGTTGATCAATTTCAATTCAACCAATATAGTGCATAACGGAAAAAAGAGTTTTGTTAATGAATTTATGTATGATATAAACCCTTAA
- a CDS encoding protein-L-isoaspartate(D-aspartate) O-methyltransferase — translation MAYKFVDNYRERGARKKLVELLKSRGIEDKNVLTAIGKVPRHFFFDETFWNQAYKDIAFPIGDGQTISQPYTVAYQSELLHIKKGDKVLEIGTGSGYQTCILMELGATVFTIERQENIYNRTIQVLPGMGYRPTFYCGDGSKGIAAHAPYDKIIVTAGAPLVPEILLKQLKIGGILVIPVGDEKTQKMVTVIRVSETDYEKIVLDTFRFVPLVGDQAW, via the coding sequence ATGGCGTATAAATTTGTTGATAATTACCGAGAACGTGGAGCGAGAAAAAAACTGGTTGAGTTGTTAAAATCTCGCGGAATTGAAGATAAAAATGTGTTAACGGCCATAGGTAAAGTTCCACGTCATTTCTTTTTTGATGAAACTTTTTGGAACCAAGCCTACAAAGATATTGCTTTTCCAATAGGTGATGGGCAAACGATATCTCAACCTTACACCGTTGCTTATCAAAGTGAACTGCTGCACATTAAAAAAGGAGACAAGGTACTCGAGATTGGAACGGGCTCAGGCTATCAAACCTGTATTTTAATGGAACTTGGTGCAACAGTATTTACCATAGAAAGACAAGAAAACATTTACAACAGAACGATTCAGGTTTTGCCAGGGATGGGCTACCGGCCTACCTTTTATTGTGGCGATGGTTCGAAAGGAATTGCTGCCCATGCACCATACGACAAAATAATCGTTACTGCTGGCGCTCCTTTGGTTCCAGAGATATTATTAAAACAATTAAAAATAGGTGGCATTCTGGTTATCCCGGTGGGAGATGAGAAAACCCAGAAAATGGTTACCGTTATCCGCGTAAGCGAAACAGACTACGAAAAAATTGTCTTAGACACATTTAGGTTTGTGCCCTTAGTTGGCGACCAAGCGTGGTAG
- a CDS encoding metal-dependent transcriptional regulator: MQSYTEENYLKTIYHLAEKTINVQTNAIAEQMQTKPASVTDMIKKLADKGLVDYIKYQGVTLTEIGKNTAIDIVRKHRLWEVFLVDKLNFKWDEVHDVAEELEHIKSIELIERLDEFLGFPKADPHGDPIPDKNGRFAKTQFIKLIELKIGDQGTITGVTQHSSAFLKHLEKLGLTLGKKIQISDVTDFDGSVEILLADKQVNISREVAKHILISSNGKN; this comes from the coding sequence ATGCAAAGTTACACGGAAGAGAACTATCTAAAGACTATTTATCATCTGGCAGAAAAAACAATAAACGTTCAAACCAATGCTATTGCAGAGCAAATGCAAACTAAACCAGCATCGGTTACTGACATGATCAAGAAATTAGCCGATAAAGGTTTGGTTGATTATATTAAATACCAGGGCGTTACTTTAACCGAAATAGGCAAAAATACAGCGATAGATATTGTGCGTAAACATCGCTTATGGGAAGTTTTTTTGGTTGATAAATTAAACTTTAAATGGGACGAGGTACATGATGTGGCAGAAGAGTTAGAGCATATTAAATCAATTGAGCTGATTGAAAGGCTTGATGAGTTTTTAGGCTTTCCTAAAGCCGATCCTCATGGCGACCCCATTCCCGATAAAAACGGAAGATTTGCCAAAACCCAGTTTATCAAATTAATCGAACTAAAAATAGGCGATCAGGGCACCATTACAGGTGTTACCCAGCATAGCTCGGCATTTTTAAAACATTTAGAAAAACTAGGCTTAACCTTAGGTAAAAAAATCCAGATCAGCGATGTGACCGATTTCGATGGTTCAGTAGAAATCCTGTTAGCCGATAAACAAGTTAATATTAGTAGAGAAGTTGCAAAACATATTTTAATCAGCAGTAATGGCAAAAACTGA
- the priA gene encoding replication restart helicase PriA, translated as MNTFESDIFAERETLFVEVILPLSLAKNYTYRVPFDLNDQIAVGKRVVVQFGKHKIYTALISGISTVPPTVYEAKYIIDVVDNEPVITPMQLKFWTWMTNYYMCNEGDVMAAALPASLKLASETILILRDDYNEDTELTDKEEIIINALKQQQKLTVNDVSKLLGQKTVYPIINHLLDKELVLVAEEVVQKYKPLLKSFIILNDFYSDEENLKQLFNVLDRAPKQLDALLAYLKLQKSNLPISKEQLLEESNCGPAALKALTDKDIFVVMKRPVSRLAAHDEEFSVNFELNEGQQKALNQINRHFEEKEVVLLHGVTASGKTQVYIKLIEKIIQNTDGQVLFLLPEIALTTQIVERIKRYFGNAIGVYHSKFNNSERVEIWNKVRTGTYKVILGARSAVFLPFEHLKLIVVDEEHEPSYKQYDPAPRYQARDAAIYLGYLHQAKVVLGSATPSLESYYNALQGKYGLVEMKERFGGVQLPNQQVVSISEETKKKTMSSYFSSVLIKDIDLALSKKEQIVLFQNRRGYATILICATCGYTPKCVNCDVSLTYHKSSGKLHCHYCGYQQSSVNICPACGSVHVEQKGFGTERIEEELRLLYPEVTIARLDMDSTRTKNGLQQILNDFQEKKTDILIGTQMVAKGLDFDNLNLIGVINADTLLGYPDFRAYERSFQLLAQVAGRAGRRADQGNVCIQTYDAENRIIKQVVNNDYEGMYNDEIVEREKFLYPPFSRMIFLYVKHKDSHVLDHAAFTLANILKAKFGKRVLGPEQPLVSRVRNLYIKQIIIKADKHTAIQKVKDALRETLTQFNATKEFKGVFTQIDVDPY; from the coding sequence ATGAATACTTTCGAAAGTGATATTTTTGCAGAAAGAGAAACACTTTTTGTTGAAGTTATTTTGCCATTATCTTTGGCGAAAAACTATACTTATCGGGTACCTTTTGATTTAAACGACCAGATTGCCGTTGGGAAACGTGTGGTGGTGCAATTTGGAAAGCATAAAATTTATACTGCTTTAATTAGTGGAATTAGTACGGTGCCGCCAACAGTTTATGAGGCAAAATACATTATTGATGTAGTTGATAATGAGCCTGTAATTACACCCATGCAACTTAAATTCTGGACATGGATGACCAATTATTACATGTGTAATGAAGGTGATGTAATGGCGGCGGCTTTGCCTGCAAGTTTAAAACTGGCCAGCGAAACGATCTTAATTCTTCGCGATGATTATAATGAAGATACCGAACTTACCGATAAGGAAGAAATCATTATCAATGCACTGAAACAGCAGCAGAAACTTACTGTTAATGATGTTTCTAAGCTCCTTGGGCAGAAAACAGTATACCCGATCATCAATCATTTGCTGGATAAAGAACTGGTGCTGGTGGCAGAAGAGGTGGTGCAGAAATATAAACCTTTGCTTAAGTCGTTCATTATTTTAAATGATTTTTATAGCGATGAGGAAAATCTGAAACAGCTTTTTAATGTTTTAGATCGGGCGCCTAAACAATTAGACGCTTTACTGGCTTACCTAAAATTGCAAAAATCAAATCTGCCAATTTCCAAAGAACAGCTTTTAGAAGAAAGTAATTGTGGACCAGCAGCGCTCAAAGCCTTAACCGACAAAGATATTTTTGTGGTGATGAAAAGGCCGGTTAGCCGTTTAGCTGCCCATGATGAAGAGTTCAGTGTGAATTTCGAGCTGAACGAAGGTCAGCAGAAAGCATTAAACCAGATTAACCGGCATTTTGAGGAGAAAGAGGTGGTTTTGTTGCATGGTGTTACCGCATCTGGAAAAACACAGGTTTATATCAAACTGATTGAAAAAATTATTCAAAATACAGATGGCCAGGTATTGTTCCTGTTGCCAGAAATTGCATTAACAACCCAGATTGTAGAACGTATCAAACGCTATTTCGGTAATGCAATAGGGGTATACCACTCCAAATTTAACAATAGCGAACGGGTAGAAATCTGGAATAAAGTGCGTACAGGTACTTATAAAGTAATTCTTGGTGCCCGCTCAGCAGTTTTTCTTCCTTTCGAACACTTAAAACTGATTGTGGTTGATGAAGAACACGAACCTTCTTACAAACAATATGATCCGGCACCACGCTATCAGGCGAGGGATGCTGCCATTTATCTTGGTTATCTGCACCAAGCTAAGGTTGTTTTGGGATCAGCTACACCATCTTTAGAGAGTTATTATAATGCTTTACAAGGTAAATACGGTCTTGTAGAGATGAAAGAGCGTTTTGGCGGGGTTCAGCTTCCTAATCAGCAGGTGGTAAGTATTTCGGAAGAAACGAAGAAAAAAACAATGAGTTCGTATTTTTCGAGCGTGTTGATCAAAGATATCGATCTGGCACTTTCTAAAAAGGAGCAGATTGTGTTATTTCAAAACAGGAGGGGTTATGCCACTATTCTAATCTGTGCAACTTGTGGTTATACACCAAAATGTGTAAACTGCGATGTAAGTTTAACCTATCATAAAAGCAGTGGTAAATTACATTGCCACTACTGCGGTTATCAGCAGAGCAGTGTAAATATCTGTCCGGCTTGTGGTTCGGTCCATGTAGAGCAAAAAGGATTTGGTACAGAGCGTATTGAAGAAGAACTCAGGTTACTTTATCCAGAAGTGACCATTGCCCGGTTGGATATGGACAGTACAAGGACAAAAAATGGACTTCAACAGATCTTAAACGACTTTCAAGAGAAGAAAACCGATATTTTAATCGGCACACAAATGGTGGCTAAAGGATTGGATTTCGATAACCTGAATCTTATTGGTGTAATTAATGCCGATACGCTTTTAGGTTACCCTGATTTTCGTGCTTACGAAAGGAGTTTCCAGCTGCTGGCGCAGGTTGCAGGTAGGGCAGGCAGAAGGGCCGATCAGGGTAATGTTTGTATCCAGACTTACGATGCTGAAAACCGTATTATCAAGCAAGTGGTGAACAACGATTATGAGGGCATGTACAACGACGAAATTGTAGAACGGGAGAAATTCTTGTATCCTCCCTTTTCCAGGATGATATTTCTATATGTAAAACATAAAGATTCTCATGTACTAGATCACGCGGCATTTACACTCGCAAATATCCTTAAAGCAAAATTTGGTAAACGCGTTTTAGGTCCCGAACAACCTCTGGTAAGTCGCGTACGGAATCTTTATATCAAACAGATCATTATCAAAGCCGATAAGCATACTGCCATTCAAAAAGTTAAAGATGCATTGAGAGAAACCCTGACCCAATTTAATGCTACCAAAGAATTTAAAGGTGTTTTTACGCAAATAGATGTAGATCCGTATTAA
- a CDS encoding DUF423 domain-containing protein codes for MNKRIILTASFFGAVAVLLGAFGAHGLKALIDGPSLEIWQKGVDYQFYHTFALLYLSTFARYRNKLINIAYFCFTFGIILFSGSLYLLATRNISHLGFTEFIGPVTPIGGLLFVLGWIMLFFAAFKDK; via the coding sequence ATGAATAAACGAATAATTCTTACTGCTTCTTTTTTTGGTGCTGTTGCTGTTTTGCTGGGTGCATTTGGCGCTCATGGTTTAAAGGCCTTAATTGACGGGCCATCATTGGAAATCTGGCAAAAAGGTGTTGATTATCAGTTCTATCATACCTTTGCATTATTATACCTTTCTACTTTTGCCCGCTACCGGAACAAGCTGATCAATATTGCCTATTTCTGTTTTACATTTGGTATTATTCTTTTTTCAGGTTCGCTATATTTATTGGCTACACGAAACATATCACACTTAGGATTTACTGAATTTATTGGCCCAGTAACGCCAATTGGTGGGCTTTTATTTGTATTGGGATGGATAATGCTCTTTTTTGCGGCATTTAAAGATAAATAA
- a CDS encoding DUF5723 family protein: MKKLLLALLAIASFGVANAQQYALFGTKTMFDAFENPSQKSFTLDSSRRFSSNFFLPYLGTNAINKGSSKFAIRRLTQEGVFDTRSLPIGTGEVNHFFENSNIYVAAFRLFKSYKYQKEMGFSWQIRSDAHIDYTNETMAIFDSFERFNTNQQYTGIFDTKGYEQSYHQFSFTYRENWNKRLAFGLKASLLSGILYNKLNVSDSYLYIDPESDALLIGLKGTYSSNFSDFDEVNKKNFIPNFKNPGLSLSFGSNYTTKKGLFLMANIKDLGFIWWRSNSQRTTVDQSKIIENIENNQSNTNQEIKDIFLLSEQSKKFLAPTNAKLDVYLSKRYGFYKPGLAVSKNLFYKGGDIALVNTFIANDFSGSVTPLYNLNGVFMVGLQGKYQTPNFELFMGTDNLVATSFQTYGMIKNDATVGSGPNGASFYMGVGIKFGNVVNHPQFADVIPGINDNEGGSFFKSLFSIFKRR; the protein is encoded by the coding sequence ATGAAGAAACTTTTACTTGCGTTACTGGCAATAGCTAGCTTCGGGGTTGCAAATGCACAACAATATGCGCTTTTTGGTACTAAAACCATGTTTGATGCATTCGAAAATCCATCTCAAAAATCTTTCACCTTAGATTCATCACGAAGATTTTCCTCCAATTTCTTCCTACCTTATCTTGGAACAAACGCCATTAATAAAGGAAGCTCTAAGTTTGCCATAAGAAGATTAACACAGGAAGGTGTTTTTGATACAAGAAGTTTACCTATCGGTACTGGAGAAGTGAATCATTTTTTCGAAAACAGTAATATCTATGTAGCAGCATTCAGGCTTTTCAAATCTTATAAGTATCAAAAAGAAATGGGGTTTTCGTGGCAGATCAGATCCGATGCACATATCGATTACACCAACGAAACAATGGCTATTTTTGATTCGTTCGAAAGGTTTAATACTAATCAGCAATATACCGGGATTTTTGATACCAAAGGCTACGAACAAAGTTACCATCAATTTAGCTTTACCTATCGCGAAAACTGGAATAAAAGACTCGCATTTGGTTTAAAAGCAAGTTTACTGAGTGGAATACTTTACAACAAATTAAATGTTTCCGACTCTTATTTATATATCGATCCTGAGTCTGATGCCCTGTTAATTGGCCTGAAAGGAACCTATTCCAGCAATTTTTCTGATTTTGATGAGGTAAATAAGAAAAATTTTATTCCAAACTTTAAAAACCCAGGACTATCATTAAGCTTTGGAAGCAATTACACCACTAAAAAAGGTTTGTTCTTAATGGCCAATATAAAAGATTTAGGTTTTATCTGGTGGCGAAGTAATTCGCAACGCACTACGGTAGATCAATCAAAAATTATTGAGAATATAGAAAATAACCAATCTAATACCAATCAGGAAATAAAAGACATTTTCCTCCTTTCGGAGCAAAGCAAAAAGTTTTTAGCGCCTACCAATGCTAAACTTGATGTTTACCTATCTAAACGATATGGCTTTTACAAACCAGGCCTAGCTGTTTCGAAAAACTTGTTTTATAAAGGCGGAGATATTGCTTTGGTAAACACTTTTATTGCCAACGATTTTTCGGGAAGTGTTACTCCCTTATACAACTTAAATGGTGTTTTTATGGTTGGATTGCAAGGAAAATACCAGACACCAAATTTTGAATTGTTTATGGGTACAGATAATTTAGTGGCTACCAGTTTTCAAACTTATGGAATGATTAAAAATGATGCTACTGTAGGCAGCGGGCCTAATGGTGCTTCTTTTTACATGGGTGTAGGCATTAAATTCGGTAATGTGGTTAACCATCCGCAATTTGCCGATGTAATACCAGGCATAAATGACAATGAAGGTGGGAGTTTCTTTAAAAGTTTGTTTTCAATCTTTAAAAGAAGATAA
- a CDS encoding Lrp/AsnC family transcriptional regulator, producing MASELDKIDFKILRILQENGRITNLLLSQEIGLSPAPTLERVRKLEMAGYIKSYHALVDEEKLGLGIKTFIQIQLDFHKNNTIQIFLDEVNQIKEITECHHVTGQADFLLKVYVKDIKAYERLIMDKISKISVVKTFQTMMIMSTTKKEPIVPLEY from the coding sequence ATGGCATCTGAATTAGATAAAATTGACTTTAAAATTTTAAGAATTCTTCAAGAGAACGGAAGAATTACCAACTTGCTTTTATCCCAAGAAATTGGGCTATCACCTGCACCAACTTTAGAACGTGTGCGCAAGCTTGAAATGGCAGGATATATTAAAAGTTATCATGCATTGGTAGATGAAGAAAAACTAGGTTTAGGTATAAAAACCTTTATTCAGATTCAACTTGATTTTCATAAAAATAATACCATCCAGATCTTTTTGGATGAAGTAAATCAAATCAAAGAAATCACAGAGTGTCACCACGTTACTGGTCAAGCCGATTTTCTGTTAAAGGTTTATGTGAAAGACATTAAAGCATACGAACGTTTAATTATGGATAAAATCAGTAAGATTTCTGTGGTTAAAACTTTCCAGACGATGATGATCATGTCGACCACGAAGAAAGAACCGATTGTGCCTTTAGAGTATTAA
- a CDS encoding thioredoxin family protein has translation MKILLSITLIVLAMNVSAQEVNKKIHDQVHNKDILINACTREGITTFPEFKEMYNPLYAAYVPDAATMIELKTLVKNEKIKIVLGTWCGDSKANVPNFFKILDALHFKGKNVEIIAVDGNKKAENGILDGLEILRVPTFIVYDKKGKELGRIIEGPKTSLEGDLLSIYKKKS, from the coding sequence ATGAAAATCCTCTTATCTATAACCCTAATCGTACTTGCAATGAACGTTTCTGCACAAGAAGTGAATAAAAAAATACATGATCAAGTTCACAATAAAGATATATTAATTAATGCCTGTACACGCGAGGGTATTACCACTTTTCCTGAATTTAAAGAAATGTACAATCCACTTTACGCGGCATATGTTCCGGATGCAGCAACCATGATCGAACTGAAAACACTGGTTAAAAACGAAAAAATAAAAATTGTTTTAGGCACCTGGTGCGGCGACAGTAAAGCAAACGTACCGAACTTCTTTAAAATTTTAGATGCCTTACACTTTAAAGGGAAAAACGTAGAAATTATTGCGGTTGACGGCAACAAAAAGGCTGAAAACGGCATACTGGACGGCTTGGAAATTTTAAGAGTACCTACCTTTATTGTTTACGATAAAAAAGGGAAAGAACTCGGAAGAATTATCGAAGGGCCTAAAACAAGCCTTGAAGGGGATTTACTATCAATATACAAGAAGAAGTCTTAA
- a CDS encoding universal stress protein, whose amino-acid sequence MIVIPALILIVLLLLYVFFHPLIEKKRNASKQLVPHGNALDIGKIDKISYKRIGIAVDFSKNDRNTIRHALIQGGKGAHYYLIHVVETAAARYLGNDVMDHETQSDAANLEKYRANLEDLGYDSTPFIGFGSTGKAIADISNKNEMELLVMGAHGHKGLKDLIFGTTVDSVRHKVNIPVLIIR is encoded by the coding sequence GTGATTGTAATACCAGCATTAATCCTCATCGTTTTACTCCTGCTTTATGTTTTCTTCCATCCGTTAATAGAAAAGAAAAGGAATGCTTCAAAACAGCTTGTACCCCATGGGAATGCTTTGGATATTGGAAAAATAGACAAAATCAGTTACAAAAGGATTGGAATTGCTGTAGATTTCTCTAAAAACGACAGAAACACTATCCGACATGCTTTAATTCAAGGTGGTAAAGGTGCACACTATTACCTGATCCATGTTGTAGAAACTGCTGCTGCCCGTTATCTTGGTAATGACGTAATGGACCATGAAACGCAGAGCGACGCTGCTAACCTGGAGAAATACCGGGCCAATCTCGAAGATCTTGGTTACGATTCTACACCTTTTATCGGTTTTGGAAGTACTGGTAAGGCTATAGCGGATATCAGCAACAAAAATGAAATGGAACTATTGGTAATGGGTGCCCATGGCCATAAAGGCTTAAAAGACCTTATTTTTGGCACCACGGTTGATTCGGTACGCCATAAGGTAAATATTCCGGTATTGATTATCAGATAG
- the ung gene encoding uracil-DNA glycosylase yields the protein MSAALEPGWLAVLEEEFEKDYMKSLKSFLQEEKNNGATVYPKGSDIFNALNTTPFNQVKVVILGQDPYHGVGQAHGLSFSVQRGIAVPPSLKNIYKELETDIEGFKTPNHGHLTHWAEQGVLLLNATLTVRASEAGSHQNRGWEIFTDEIIKALSQKREHIVFLLWGKYAQQKAALIDQKKHYVLTAAHPSPFSAYNGFFGSKHFSKANQLLTQNNLTPIDWSLPA from the coding sequence ATGTCTGCAGCATTAGAACCAGGTTGGTTAGCCGTTTTAGAAGAAGAATTTGAAAAAGACTACATGAAAAGCCTTAAGTCTTTTTTACAGGAGGAAAAAAACAATGGAGCCACGGTTTACCCAAAAGGCAGTGATATTTTCAATGCATTAAACACCACGCCATTTAACCAGGTAAAGGTTGTGATTTTAGGTCAAGACCCCTATCACGGTGTTGGCCAGGCGCATGGCCTATCCTTTTCAGTACAACGAGGTATAGCCGTTCCGCCATCGTTAAAAAATATATACAAAGAGCTGGAAACTGATATTGAAGGTTTTAAAACACCAAATCATGGCCACTTAACGCACTGGGCAGAACAAGGCGTTTTGTTGTTAAATGCCACGCTAACCGTTCGTGCTTCAGAAGCAGGCTCGCATCAAAACCGTGGCTGGGAAATTTTTACAGATGAAATTATTAAGGCTTTATCTCAAAAACGCGAACATATTGTATTTCTGTTGTGGGGTAAATATGCACAGCAAAAGGCTGCATTAATAGATCAAAAGAAACATTATGTGCTTACGGCCGCCCACCCTTCGCCATTTTCAGCCTATAATGGCTTCTTCGGATCGAAACATTTTTCCAAAGCAAATCAGCTTTTAACACAAAATAACTTAACACCTATCGACTGGAGCTTGCCTGCCTAA